One Penaeus monodon isolate SGIC_2016 chromosome 34, NSTDA_Pmon_1, whole genome shotgun sequence DNA segment encodes these proteins:
- the LOC119594800 gene encoding serine/arginine repetitive matrix protein 1-like yields the protein MGIKYPRATKKGGYTPGHNTPPRSASPLPERQSGPRVYSPKKGYPSPKYETSPSTPTYQDGVPPKTPKIPKTWYPKYPKIPNVRTPNVPPHTKTCVSQRTPNFKTAYPPRTPNTKTAYPNVPPKIPKSAYPTTKRTYPQSTPIPRRTPNIPRRAPTYQDAPAPHHSTAKVHLIPSVNDLRTPSTGSRTSRGSASQRNPRRSHSLHRSFEATKPETFTLPAPKLRSNETRDVHTPCTEASKQRNPRRSHSLHRSFEATKPETFTLPAPKLRSNETETFTLLHRSFEATKPRRSHPLHRSFEATKPETFTLPAPKLLSNETRDVHTPCTEASKQRNRDVHTPCTEASKQRNPRRSHPAPKLRSNETRDVHTPCTEASKHRSLTTKQIYQIPYHITTFHVPNHMP from the exons ATGGGGAT cAAATACCCCCGAGCCACAAAAAAAGGAGGATACACCCCGGGGCACAACACCCCCCCCCGGTCAGcctctccccttccagagaggcaGTCGGGGCCCCGGGTTTACAGCCCCAAAAAGGGGTACCCGAGTCCCAAATACGAGACGTCCCCAAGTACCCCAACATACCAAGACGGCGTACCCCCAAAGACCCCAAAAATACCCAAAACGTGGTACCCAAAGTACCCCAAAATACCAAACGTGCGTACCCCCAACGTACCCCCCCATACCAAGACGTGCGTTTCCCAACGTACCCCAAATTTCAAGACTGCGTACCCCCCCCGTACCCCAAATACCAAGACGGCGTACCCCAACGTACCCCCCAAAATACCCAAAAGTGCGTACCCAACTACAAAACGTACGTACCCCCAAAGTACCCCCATACCAAGACGTACCCCCAACATACCAAGACGTGCCCCAACATACCAAGACGCACCCGCCCCGCACCACTCCACCGCCAAAGTCCACCTCATCCCCTCAGTTAACGATCTCCGAACACCGTCGACGGGATCGAGGACAAGCCGAGGATCTGCTTCGCAACGAAACCCGAGACGTTCACACTCCCTGCACCGAAGCTTCGAAGCAACGAAACCCGAGACGTTCACACTCCCTGCACCGAAGCTTCGAAGCAACGAAACCCGAGACGTTCACACTCCCTGCACCGAAGCTTCGAAGCAACGAAACCCGAGACGTTCACACTCCCTGCACCGAAGCTTCGAAGCAACGAAACCCGAGACGTTCACACTCCCTGCACCGAAGCTTCGAAGCAACGAAACCGAGACGTTCACACTCCTGCACCGAAGCTTCGAAGCAACGAAACCGAGACGTTCACACCCCCTGCACCGAAGCTTCGAAGCAACGAAACCCGAGACGTTCACACTCCCTGCCCCGAAGCTTCTAAGCAACGAAACCCGAGACGTTCACACTCCCTGCACCGAAGCTTCGAAGCAACGAAACCGAGACGTTCACACTCCCTGCACCGAAGCTTCGAAGCAACGAAACCCGAGACGTTCACACCCTGCACCGAAGCTTCGAAGCAACGAAACCCGAGACGTTCACACTCCCTGCACCGAAGCTTCGAAGCACCGATCCTTGACCACGAAACA